In one window of Helianthus annuus cultivar XRQ/B chromosome 17, HanXRQr2.0-SUNRISE, whole genome shotgun sequence DNA:
- the LOC110924688 gene encoding uncharacterized protein LOC110924688 has translation MIRNKPLFLNIWSPTNSLKKDELKKVTVWVKLHDVPLVAYSDDGLSMLASKIGSPVRLDSYAVDMCNEAWGRSSNARALIEISADQDLKDTITKAIPELDGNKYVTETIRVEYEWEPPRCAHCCVFGHDSEECPTRIGSTSKSPINRPIVDEDGFQDVPVKKSAKKNGFQVNNQKPKFEYRPVDRKKKPVTSQQVSTSHKIQTHNPFSALESVGGRGGSTQEKNKGGRQIHVDLDEDGVEVVYDETKDSGTYPSSSRTGASTSSTKIFNG, from the coding sequence ATGATCCGTAACAAACCCTTGTTTCTCAACATTTGGTCCCCTACAAACAGCCTTAAAAAAGATGAGTTGAAAAAGGTTACGGTTTGGGTGAAATTGCATGACGTCCCTCTAGTGGCATATTCTGATGATGGGTTAAGTATGCTGGCTTCAAAAATTGGATCTCCTGTGCGGCTGGATTCGTATGCTGTTGATATGTGTAATGAGGCTTGGGGACGGAGCAGCAATGCTAGGGCTCTTATTGAAATATCAGCTGATCAGGATTTGAAAGACACTATAACCAAGGCTATTCCTGAATTGGATGGAAACAAATATGTTACGGAGACTATTCGGGTGGAGTATGAATGGGAACCTCCAAGATGTGCTCACTGCTGTGTGTTTGGGCATGACTCTGAGGAATGCCCTACTCGCATTGGCTCAACATCCAAATCTCCTATTAACAGGCCAATAGTAGACGAGGATGGTTTCCAAGACGTTCCGGTTAAGAAGAGTGCAAAGAAGAATGGCTTTCAAGTTAATAACCAGAAGCCCAAATTTGAATACAGGCCGGTGGATAGGAAGAAAAAGCCTGTTACTTCTCAGCAGGTTTCGACTTCCCATAAAATCCAAACCCATAACCCGTTTTCTGCGCTCGAAAGTGTTGGGGGTCGGGGTGGTTCAACTCAAGAGAAAAATAAAGGGGGTAGACAGATTCATGTGGATTTAGACGAGGACGGGGTTGAAGTTGTTTATGATGAAACCAAGGATTCGGGTACATATCCTTCGTCTTCTAGaacaggggcaagcacctcttccacaaaGATCTTCAATGGTTAG